The sequence below is a genomic window from Uranotaenia lowii strain MFRU-FL chromosome 2, ASM2978415v1, whole genome shotgun sequence.
ACTTACAATGTCTGAAAAGTGTCGAAATCACTTCCACttctttggctttgagggactACTTTTTATCGGATTTATGTATAAATCCCTTATCTCGACTAttaactcaacattttatgcaaagaatctaaagATTGTGCTGAAAAACCCTGTTTCCTTAATTTCGAGACTACAAATCACAAACAATTGTACTTCATGTCAACagcgatattttcaaaatattgtaaaGAAGGAAAACTTCAACCTTTAATCCCATAAAAATtgaagtcgaaagttgaaagacACGAAATATCACTTGTCTAATGTGCAATTTCCTCAGAAATTCATATCTTCCGTCGAGTTAGACCGGGGACATCTGAGcgaagctttatttggccctttttatccagaaaaataaacagtaatAGCATCGTGAAtcttaatttgatcaaaataatttttcagctGGAAATTTGCTGGGAAACATTTGAatgtgatgtgattgtttcttgaggattgatgaaattttttttttattatttttttttatgcgaaTTTGGttcattctttatttttaacgtTTAGTATTCaactctaaaaaaattaaaaaatttagaatatataaattttgtgaaaattttcggaCCCAGCATTTAtctaaaaacaaatctttagaaaattgacttttttcaaaggtCGCGTTTGCGGAACCTCCAAACGTGATTTTTTTAGTAGGGCTCATACAAAAGTTTGccagacattatgcaattttgggccaccctactCCCACAGCTGTCGTCCTtatatgctgtttttttttctctattttaaaactttccttTTTTACTATTACTGCTGCTCTCTAAACGCGCAGTTTTTTCTacatgcggtcctcccaacacgcatttCAAGGCTGTTCTTTTTACTactacagctgtcctctcatcaTGACTTCTGCCTTTCACGACTGTCCTCTTGACTAGCCTTGTAACTGCTTCAGCTATCTGTCGTAACCGATCGTTATCTCTTCTTCAGAAAAACGTGAATCAACTATACTTGTCAACATCTCTTAACAAACTGAGGCCTGATTCCAATCgctacagaggttacattcatttcaaataatccctttcatgaaaaagatataaatcaatttaatttttgaaatagatCGCGTCCTTTACACTTTGAAAATGAGGTATTGAATACCTTTAAGTTTAAATGTTGGTTATTTTATGTTGGTACGATATATAACGAAAAAAGGCTGAATACTGGGCAAATAAGGTCAAATAAGATGGCTCCCTATAAAATCAGCCGCAGAATTGAGTTTCTGAGAATATTTCacgtttgataaattttattccaGACTCTCATACCGTgggctttttgtttttttttttaattttgggtcCGAATTTCTCCATAGTGCACTACGGTTGGACGGTTTGTATgaaagaccccccccccccccctccctcaaAATTTGCAACCAttgaaaaaattcgaaaaacattaGGCACCTCATAAAATTTGCCTGTGAAACTTTTGGGCactgaaaaacagttttaattgatttttttaaatttttaagttacttttggatcttgtatgAGTGCAAccgtcaaaaaaaaatagtgaatttaGTAGAAATGCAGCCAATACAGGAAATAAACCTAAAACATGTCCTTAggtgtgcaacgattggcaaatcacctgAAGTTCCATATACATTCTTGAATGATCGTATGAATGTTGAAAACACAGAATTTACCttccaaagtggaggcaatatacgtacataaatttaatttcttccTAAACCGATGAAAACAACATCAATTGGCGTTATCCTAAACCTTATTCTTACCTGtaggaagaatgcaagagagcgcaaaaTTAAGCTATCATTGCCACCATATTTTACATTATTCttattggtcaatattactcaattcacaatctgatttttagccatctggatgcactgctagttgcagagagaacatgacgattaTTCTCTCACTTGATGCTCGCGCGGGAGCAAACTAAtcttaaaattcataaacatggcggactttctatcatttctGATTAAAACTGGCTTCAAACGACATTGTTTaagatcttttcactatgcagttgggaTTCGGTTCGCAACACCGTTGTAATCCACTAAAGTCGTCATTCCTGATACGTCCATTTTCGCTGGGACTCAAATAAATGTTAATAAACaagctgaactttaaaaaacaagaatacTTAAATATCTGACGACCGATTTTCAAACAATACTCCACATTCCAAGCttaagaattttattaatttaggacgtttcggcttctcagtcagttgaaattttattaaaaacagcaCATTTACTCAATGTCCAACGTTTTGGCCATGATCTTGGCCATCATCAGggaaaatctataatttattttaatcagatgaataatttttgtgttttacaTTCTGAGTTGTTCGACTTAAGAGTGTGTACTGTTTGTGTCTGTTAGATTTTTAATGGCTGGGTTGATGTTGGATTTATTCCGAACCTATATTGTTTTAAATAGCTAtaagtttcaatttgattttgtgttGTTGATTTTTGCGTACATACCAGaatgaataataatttaaacacTGGATTAATCTAATCTAACCACTTTTTGtgtctattttaaaaatgtctgttTCCTAGCGATCACTTCTTGAtaactattatttttatcatcttATTAACACAGAAAGTCAAATCATTCATTGTAAACTGATGGTCAAAGCTCAAAAAgccataaaattctaaaaacagattatatatttttgattttcaattcaaaatcattttgcctgatttttttgatacaaggcacaaaaataaaatttcgaaagttTAGTTAACATTATTGGAAAAAATCCCTCGGTTGGATTGCTCTGCGGTCCATAATGTGCTAAGCTCAACCAATTCGAATCGCTTGAGCAAATAGGCTCATCATTTCACAAAAGCAAGAGCTTTCTTGCAAACAAGCTTTTAGTCAAAGGAAGCTCAAGAGACTAAAAAGGTTGGAGCTTGGATGTCCATATTGAGAACGGAgccaaacaaaattttagcaGCGAAGCCATTTTGGAATTGTCTACATGAAGAATTATTATAATTATGTGGGTTTCTGACAATTGAGCCGAAAAACGAAGATCGTGACCATCCCggttaaaataacgaaatatcTTTATGTCAGCTATATATTGGTGTATTTGaagattcatttaaaataataaaagttttagGTTTCTAATGTATGTCATAAATGTAAAtatacgaaaaaaatcaaaatctttgaCTTTATTCTTGGAAACCACTGTTTTCTTACTGaataatttgtttatatttataaaactggGCTGATAAAGTATTTAAACTATTAGAACCTGAAACTCAATTGAATCcaactttattttaattattgagATATTTTCTTCACATTAAAAACCGCGAAAAACATACAACgagatatattttaaaaattctcctAGTCGTATTTCAACATGAAATGGATAAAATGTGCAGATTTCCAATTCTAGAGTCAATTGAAGTGTCGTTTTTGAtttcttataatatttttaaaaattaaattttacattttaaagaaGTTGTGCCCAGGGCAACATAAAGCGTAAAGTAAATGTCGATGTACCTCAGATTTGGTGCTCAATATGCTGATATTCTATGATTTAATACTAGAATCCCTATTTGTTTATGCATTAATATAATTCATCCATACCAGTTTTAACTGAATGTAAATGAACCGGATGacaattttttcctcaaaattcctCGAtcctaataaataaaatatagttattaaatcattgaaaaaaaattgtttacgaatttttcaaataacatgCTGTGGTCTGCAAACCAagcatttttattgtttcaatatGAGCTCTCAATCTACCGAAATTCATAttaattaaaagttcatcaaaacGACTTTAACAAAATGAGttatctttgattcaaaatacaaatttttgaggACTTTTATGTTTTAAGGTCGTTTTTTGAAGATCACAAAAAccaattctcaaatttttgacaaaaatccgaTAACATACACCTGGACAATTTCAAAATGGAGAaggtttttgaaaatcggttcagcattttggattttataatcaaaacaaaaatccgcGCCTGTacagtaatgttttttttttaacgtggTATGAACTCCGTCGTTAACGTATAGGGCTTGGAATATTTTTCAAGCCAAGTTTTTTGAGCGCAAGCCGTGTAGAAGAATCATATCCATGGCAAAAAAATCGCGTAAAAAGAAGCCGTGTTAGTAatactgagcaaaatcaaaccgcATAAAAAATATCCATAACCGGCTAAATGTCCTTATTTTGCTGGTTGTCTCTGGCACCCAAttcaaaaatctataaattagaaattttatagCTCCTTATTTTAGGAAGTCAGAGAATATCATGAATCTTGCTTTAACCGTTCCTGAGATATCGCTTCGAAAAAATACAGTTTTGGATATAAAGACCCTAACCGCAAAGGAAGGATAagctgatcattttttttttctaattaaaaacgGCGAAAGAACACAGTTCACTTTCACTAATTCAAACATTATTTAGCCCCTAGCCTGTGGGGGGAAAGGGAGGGAAATAAATGTTGCTGAATTCACAAAAACCCTCAACTAGTTTTGGTAGTATGAATAATGTAGGCAGTTTCACGGTGTTttaatttgtatatttattgACATCAACACTTGAAAGGCCTGGTTCTAAAATGATGGTAGATCAAGTTTTGTTGAACTCCGTTCGAAGTTGCTTCGGTTGCCATTAAAACACCGTCAAACCGTTGGATCGGCTATTGTCGGTCATTTGGACGATTTAAGGTTCCGTGCAGCTCTTGCAGAAGTTTCCGTTGCGAGGCGCTAATGTGAGTAGGGATGTTAATTTTAATCCTAATCAGATGATATCCTTTTTCCTGCGAGGACAGATCGAAAAGTCCTTTGGCTGGGACGCGAATTTCCGTTCCCGGTTGCGTTCCAGGAGGAACATGCACGTTGAAAGTTCCATCGATCCCTTTCACTGGAATGTTGGCACCAAGCACTGCTTCTGTCAGAGTAATTTCTTCGGTGGACCTAATGTTGATCCCTTCCCGCTTGAAACGGTCAATATCATGAACGTTGAGGATAACGTTAACCGTTCTTTTATGTCCAGGGATCCTAGCTTTGAGGACGTCCCTGTTTTTAGAGCCTTTTGGTATAAGCACCTGAACCGGACAAGGCTTCAGAACGATCCCCTTGCCATTGCATCGGTTGCAGATGTGCTGATGGGTGGACACTCGAGCACCTTTACAAAACCGACAAACCATATGAAGAGGACCACTTTCGGTTTGGATCGTTTGCTTTCCGGATCCCTGGCAAACCTTGCAAAGCCCTTCGCTGTCTACCGGAGGAAAACTGCCCCAGGCCGAACAATTTTCACACTTGGACCCGATAGGAAGTTTAATTTCCCGGCGGCTTCCCTCTGTCGCTTCCTTGAAGGAAATTTTCAGAATTACATCTTCGTAATTCAGTTCGTTGACAGTATTCCATGCCGAAGCGATAGATTTCCGCCGAACCTGGGTGACCgttctgaaaattttagaaaaaaattaaataactttcagaaacacaaaaaaaacattcacacTAACTTGTACAGTTCCGGATTCAAGGGTACCAGACTGTCACACTTCTTATATTCACTCATCAAAGCTTCGTAGGCTTCtgttatttcttgaaatttggcttCGTCTGCGTCCGAAATGTGGATGGCCGTTTTTTCTACTCCTGAATCTCCATCCGTCCGGTGAATCATGTCCGGATGATACTCCTTGGCTAGCTTGTAGTATGCCTGTTTGATGTCCTGGAACGAGGACATGTGAGATACTCCAAGCACGGAGTAATAATCCTTCTGTTCGACCGGTTTCTGATCGTGAGTTTTGACCGGCTGCGTGATATCTGATCGTGCCGGAATATAACGAAATTTGGGCTTCGCCGGCGGCGTGGTTGCTCGTCCAATGATGCGCATCAAACCGGAGCCAAGCTTGAACTTATCGATCATGTTCAAAATTAGAtgaatgagttttatttttgccAGTTTCTCCAAAAGGCCGGGAAGGGGAGAATTTCTGCACAATTTTTCAATGTGTGTGATGTCAAAATGGTGATAGCTtgctaaggtttttttttcgaattaataatttatgaaatcgACTTCCATGctggtttgaaaaaataatttccagagaaaaaaaatcctcgggACCAAAAGCTCTTCGAAATAACAAGTTAATTCATATTCCATATTGGTTGTCAGGTATCTTCAATGCTGACGTAGTTATTATAAAAATCAGCAAGCATTGTACTTAATTcttcagttttctttttttcagttttttaataaaagctGTTTTTTAATGCCTGTTCTTTATGCACAACGACTGTCCTCACATCAATTTTCTATTagcttcttagaaaaaaaaagatttagttTGTGGCTCTGCAAAAAAATGTGAGAATCCTAATttcctttaaataatttttattaaaaactattttcaagcaTTTTGTAAACTGAAAAACGGGTAAGATAACTTAAAAGCGTGAAGTAGATATTTTTTCTTGCTTCTTCGGTTACTCTAtactaaatattgaaaatgtttacaaagttgacgaaaaattgagttttagttcATTTTCTatgtaaactatgaaaaatatataagtAGCTGGTGCGAGCAAAATGATCAGATgagattcattttaaattaaaaacatttttttttcttgagctttaagtttgaagataaaaataagGATTAATTTGGtgaagatgtttaaaagaaacgTGTAACCGTTAGGGTATTTTGCCCCATTGGACCCATAGGGAGCGAGCCACTTGAAGCATTCCTTCTGAGTGCTCAAGAAGTTCGTCGATTAAATATCGACGATTTTCCTAccttattttgtataaaaagaacacaaaattgttaaacaGGAAAGATTAGGAGATaggttcaataaaataaaaacgaataatTTAAGCACTCCAAATTAAAAAGTAACGGACAACATtcagcagtttaaaaattcaaatacagaacacaaacaaaaacacataaCACCAACTGAACGGCGACGGACATACTGATGTCAACGGAAAATGGAACGGAAACTGGCAAGGGTGGGAAAATCAGCTCCTTGGCTAAGTTAAGTCTTTCCGCTTGCAATCACGATAGCGACTAGATCGTAGTGCAAAAAGTTTTACTTAAATAACTAAAAGTAAAGCCAattttaaagtggaaagtgCCTGTTTTTCCAGAGAAGAGTCTTAGTCAAGTGAGTTTCCCACAGCTGTTTCTAAAAACCCATCCTAATGCCTGTTCCGATTTAGGACCCCAAAGTTTCTGACCAAAAAGTTTCTGGTCTCGAGGATTCTGGTCACAGCAAATCTGACCGGATCGACTCGACCTAGTTTGGGTTCACACAAAGCGAACGAACCAGTGAGCCAGATCCCGTTTCTATCCGGAGTTTGCCGGATTCTGCAAATTAGCGTCGACGAAGCATCAATTTGCACGAGGCAAACGAGCTAGTGAGCCTAATTCCCAGGTCCACAAGCGACAGTGCAGACATTGGTTAGCGGAATCCGCTAGTTGGATCCAAACAAGTTGCCGTGTGCACGAGGCAAAGGATCCAACGAACCAGTATGCTAATCAGAACCGCCAATGTTCTGAGAGACTTCCTGAAGCCAAGATTCCGAGCAAAAGAAGTTCCGCAGAAGGTCCCGGTATCTACCACGACAACCATAACCGCCAAACTGACTCATCTCGATCTGGTTCCAGAGGGTGTTGTTTGATCCCTTCAAACGGGTTCGTAAGAATTCAATCAACTACCCTCCGGTTCCATTGCATCGAATGGTCAATAGTTGATGACCACGTTTTGAAACAGCATCGAAGCAGTCCCGAGCGCATGGTGAGTGCGCCCCGCACCCGTTACGGCCGGCCGGttccagcagcagcagattACACACCACACACCCACACTACACAAACGTAAGTTTTTATAATACAGAACATTTTGACCAGAGTCCGTAGTGTTTTATTGGATATCCGACCAGTCTCATAAAACGAGAGCCGACCTTGAGCCCCAGTGGTTCTCAAGCTCTAGCTGGCCCATCAAAAGAGGCGTATGTAGCCCACCCCAGACGGTTTCCGTGGCTTGACCAGCAACTAGGGGCTATTGGTGACCTCCTTCGGAGAGAGAGCAAGTAATAAACGACAGGCCGAATGAAGGTCAAGCAGAGAAGCCATTCGATCTACCAGCATATCATGACCTTTCGACTAGGCAACCCATTTGGCATATAGGCCTACGGTCCaacaaattcatttattttcaactccGTCGcgtatttgtgttttaaaaaatctatgaaaaagatCGATAGTCGaccatttgaataatttataaacgagcacacattttaaagttctcaGTGGaacttcatgtttttgaagaagtTTTCGAATAACTTAGCTATTATCTTTCATATGCTGAAACAACCAGCCCATAGACAGAGTTACTGTGTATGCAGTGACCGAGTGTTTGGTACTGAttattaatatgattttttgccccaACAAggcataaaaaaataactttcagaccaataatttttgttccaatatgattattcatttttaagtattttaaattaataatttttgtattaaattatAACTTTAGTAAAAAGAtcacaaaatctttaaaatgatgAACTGAATTTTCATAATGAAGTTACAAAATATAGAATGTACATCACTGAATTTAATGAGTTTGATAGATTATGCTTATTGTATTTGAGCATGaaataggtatttttttttttcaggaaagccttcaatttcctaataaaaaacttattctaagcATTCCatattgcactttttttttcgggCCTTGCCCGAATGTTCAGTAAAATACTGGAGAGGGGTCCAGTTCAGCCTGAATGTCAGGTTTTTGAGGAAAACTGTCACTTTTAATATGAATTTAACGggggccggacattcggccgaaagatgttaggccaAAGGTAGCTAGGCtgaatgggttaaaaggccggattttcggccgaataggacaataggccgaatggaaCATTAAGCCGAAGGTTATTtagccgaatggatgctaggccgaatggtcttatggccgaatgatcattaggccgaatggtcattaggctgaATGATCattaggctgaatggtcattaggctgaatggtcatAAGGGCGAAtggacattaggccgaatgtttgtaaggccgaatggccactaggccgaatgatttttaggctgaatggtcgttgtgccgaatttatgctaggcctatAAGAAAAATTATCGCTTTTTTGCATGTAGGGCCGATCAGTAGtaaagccgaatggtcgttaggccgaat
It includes:
- the LOC129744121 gene encoding dnaJ homolog subfamily A member 3, mitochondrial-like translates to MIDKFKLGSGLMRIIGRATTPPAKPKFRYIPARSDITQPVKTHDQKPVEQKDYYSVLGVSHMSSFQDIKQAYYKLAKEYHPDMIHRTDGDSGVEKTAIHISDADEAKFQEITEAYEALMSEYKKCDSLVPLNPELYKTVTQVRRKSIASAWNTVNELNYEDVILKISFKEATEGSRREIKLPIGSKCENCSAWGSFPPVDSEGLCKVCQGSGKQTIQTESGPLHMVCRFCKGARVSTHQHICNRCNGKGIVLKPCPVQVLIPKGSKNRDVLKARIPGHKRTVNVILNVHDIDRFKREGINIRSTEEITLTEAVLGANIPVKGIDGTFNVHVPPGTQPGTEIRVPAKGLFDLSSQEKGYHLIRIKINIPTHISASQRKLLQELHGTLNRPNDRQ